A stretch of Paenibacillus peoriae DNA encodes these proteins:
- a CDS encoding M3 family oligoendopeptidase has translation MKTPLKQTWDLESIFSGGSSSASFHAFLEELESKVQQLQSQLKAAKVPQTVLDTERLDSVLSSIQELFNGASQAGSFVSCLTAQNQHDKLAVQLGARVNTLYAQGKSALVSFQNLLAQTSEDIWQKWMEREAIQPISFVLNEYRNEAREKMAPELESLALDLAVDGYHGWGDFYDTIVKNMTIPVPENGEIVNLSVGQAANKLDEADRSVRKDVFARWEEAWAQVEDYCADTLNHLAGFRLKLYEKRGWTDVLKEPLEISRMSAQTLDTMWQVINETKPIVVKYLERKAKLLGLEKLSWHDVEAPLGTSTTKIPYDDAAVTIVEQFGKFSSRMADFAQMAFEKSWIEAEDRPGKRPGGFCTSLRLSKETRIFMTYAGSPSNVSTLAHELGHGYHQHVMNELHPLNQNYAMNVAETASTLAELIVSDALLEAAEGQEKVALLEDKIQRGVAFFMNIHARFLFETRFYELRKKGVVGAQQLSELMEQAQREAFSGILDEAHPHFWASKLHFYITDTPFYNFPYTFGYMFSAGIYAFAKENPDGFADQYDALLRDTGRMTVEELASKHLGTDLTQADFWRNAAQVTVQDIEQFLQMTK, from the coding sequence ATGAAAACACCGTTAAAGCAAACATGGGATCTGGAATCTATTTTTAGCGGAGGGTCTTCCTCTGCCTCATTCCATGCATTTTTGGAAGAATTGGAAAGCAAGGTCCAACAGCTGCAGTCCCAGCTTAAAGCAGCTAAAGTACCACAAACGGTATTGGATACCGAGCGTCTGGATAGTGTATTGAGTAGCATCCAGGAGCTGTTTAATGGCGCGTCGCAGGCGGGTTCCTTTGTCTCTTGTCTAACTGCTCAAAACCAGCACGACAAGCTGGCTGTTCAACTGGGAGCGCGTGTCAACACGCTGTATGCCCAAGGGAAAAGTGCTTTAGTATCTTTCCAGAACTTGCTGGCACAAACCAGTGAAGACATTTGGCAGAAATGGATGGAGCGCGAAGCTATCCAGCCGATTTCTTTTGTCCTGAACGAATATCGGAACGAAGCACGTGAAAAAATGGCTCCTGAGCTGGAAAGCCTTGCATTGGATCTGGCAGTGGATGGCTACCATGGATGGGGCGACTTCTATGATACCATTGTCAAAAATATGACGATCCCTGTACCAGAAAATGGCGAGATCGTAAACCTGTCTGTAGGTCAGGCAGCTAATAAGTTGGATGAAGCAGATCGCAGCGTACGTAAAGATGTGTTTGCACGTTGGGAAGAGGCATGGGCTCAGGTAGAGGACTATTGCGCGGATACATTGAATCATTTGGCAGGCTTCCGTCTGAAGCTATATGAAAAACGAGGCTGGACAGATGTGCTTAAAGAACCGCTGGAAATCAGCCGTATGTCCGCACAAACGCTGGATACGATGTGGCAGGTTATTAATGAAACAAAGCCTATTGTAGTTAAATACTTGGAGCGGAAAGCAAAGCTGCTGGGCTTAGAGAAGCTGTCCTGGCATGACGTTGAAGCTCCGCTGGGAACATCAACCACTAAAATCCCATACGACGATGCTGCTGTAACGATTGTTGAGCAATTTGGTAAATTTAGCTCGAGAATGGCTGACTTTGCCCAAATGGCTTTTGAGAAAAGTTGGATTGAAGCAGAGGATCGTCCTGGCAAACGTCCGGGTGGTTTCTGTACATCTCTGCGTCTAAGCAAAGAGACCCGTATTTTTATGACCTATGCCGGATCACCATCCAACGTTTCGACACTGGCCCATGAGCTCGGACACGGTTATCACCAGCATGTGATGAATGAATTGCACCCATTGAATCAAAATTATGCCATGAACGTAGCTGAGACGGCGTCGACGCTGGCAGAACTTATTGTATCAGATGCTTTGCTGGAAGCTGCCGAGGGTCAGGAGAAGGTAGCTTTGCTGGAGGATAAAATTCAGCGTGGTGTAGCCTTCTTTATGAACATTCATGCCCGTTTCCTATTTGAAACCCGTTTTTACGAGTTGCGGAAAAAAGGAGTCGTAGGAGCACAACAATTAAGCGAGTTGATGGAACAAGCGCAGCGTGAAGCGTTTAGTGGTATCCTGGATGAGGCTCATCCTCATTTTTGGGCATCCAAGCTGCATTTCTATATTACGGACACTCCTTTCTACAACTTCCCGTACACATTCGGGTATATGTTCAGTGCAGGAATTTACGCTTTTGCGAAGGAAAACCCTGACGGCTTCGCCGACCAATATGATGCCTTGCTGCGTGATACTGGTCGCATGACAGTCGAAGAATTGGCTTCCAAGCACTTAGGTACCGATTTAACACAGGCTGACTTCTGGCGTAATGCTGCGCAAGTTACTGTTCAGGATATTGAGCAATTTTTACAAATGACAAAATAA
- a CDS encoding YycC family protein — protein MRPLQISPETAVKLSEKLGIPLEHLMHTPQHILMQKLAELAKEETADPNGGESDKS, from the coding sequence ATGAGACCCTTACAAATTTCGCCGGAAACGGCTGTGAAATTATCCGAAAAGCTCGGTATTCCGCTGGAACACCTTATGCATACACCCCAGCACATTTTGATGCAAAAGCTGGCCGAACTGGCTAAAGAAGAAACCGCTGACCCGAACGGCGGAGAATCGGACAAATCATGA
- a CDS encoding DUF2225 domain-containing protein, producing MERVVKTLELEPLYQIKITCTHCEEEFQTSRVRPSLKKAIRTDSDFCAYYKNENPDFYVVRVCPHCGFTSTEHSTVQLSDQQTKIFRDKIGNRWQSREYGGHRSWEEALETYKLGLLCAQVIGEKERVVASLLQHIAWMYRYQGNEEQELRFLKFSLDSYVRVYELEGVGANNAKLLYLIGELHRRTGNFNEAVRWFSRVINDKKIMDAAMIRASREQWSVLREQMMAKNFQLPEEMQDASSS from the coding sequence TTGGAGAGGGTTGTAAAAACATTGGAACTTGAACCGTTATATCAGATTAAAATCACCTGCACACATTGTGAAGAAGAATTTCAGACATCTCGTGTCAGACCAAGCCTAAAGAAGGCCATTCGTACAGATTCAGATTTTTGCGCTTATTATAAGAATGAAAATCCGGATTTTTATGTCGTAAGGGTCTGTCCTCATTGTGGGTTTACCTCGACAGAGCACTCTACCGTTCAGTTAAGCGATCAGCAAACCAAGATTTTTAGAGATAAAATCGGTAATCGCTGGCAGTCTCGCGAATATGGCGGGCATCGTAGCTGGGAAGAGGCATTAGAAACGTATAAACTGGGTTTACTCTGTGCCCAGGTCATCGGAGAAAAGGAACGCGTAGTAGCCAGTCTATTACAGCATATCGCATGGATGTACAGATACCAGGGAAATGAGGAGCAGGAGCTTCGCTTTCTCAAATTTAGTCTGGATTCTTACGTTCGGGTTTATGAGCTGGAGGGTGTCGGGGCGAATAATGCCAAACTGCTGTATCTGATTGGTGAATTGCATCGACGTACAGGGAACTTTAACGAAGCGGTACGCTGGTTTTCGCGTGTCATTAATGACAAAAAGATTATGGATGCAGCCATGATCCGGGCTTCCCGCGAACAGTGGTCTGTACTGCGAGAACAAATGATGGCTAAAAATTTCCAACTGCCGGAGGAAATGCAAGACGCAAGCTCCTCCTGA
- a CDS encoding globin, protein MNPSLSIYDNLGGAEGIRAIIEAFYPRVYKDPLLSPLFPKDMEPVKEKQFMFLSQFFGGPSLFSDAYGHPMLRARHMKFPVTEERAEAWLSCMAGALTDTGIEEPLRSIILNRLSGPAHHFVNTP, encoded by the coding sequence GTGAACCCTAGCCTGAGCATTTATGACAACCTTGGGGGCGCGGAAGGTATTCGTGCTATTATTGAGGCCTTCTACCCGAGAGTTTATAAAGATCCGTTGTTAAGTCCCCTGTTTCCTAAAGACATGGAACCGGTTAAGGAAAAGCAGTTTATGTTCCTGAGCCAGTTTTTTGGAGGACCGTCCCTTTTTTCTGATGCATATGGTCATCCAATGTTACGTGCGAGACATATGAAGTTTCCCGTAACGGAGGAGCGAGCAGAGGCATGGTTGTCTTGTATGGCAGGTGCGTTAACGGATACGGGCATTGAGGAGCCGCTTCGTTCCATCATACTTAACCGTTTGTCTGGTCCTGCGCATCATTTTGTAAATACCCCGTAA
- the ylbJ gene encoding sporulation integral membrane protein YlbJ produces MSLYRRYSLPLLILSLLFLFILMAVYPQSSLNAGLRGLAIWWDVLFPSLFPFFVISELLLGFGIVHFIGALLDPLMQPLFRVPGCGGFVAAVSCASGYPIGAKLTAKLWEQKWITRIEGERLVAFTTSSDPIFLIGAVSVGFFHQPEIALVLGAAHYGGVLIIGLLMRFHGSRSGETDTRSDRPQPTPKAWSKSTNTKAAGRNRQPGPLRQALYAMHTARLEDGRPLGELLREAITSSLRLIIVVGGLVVFFCVILEALTNSGLMSGLHLLTANLLTACGLPPTLTESIVGGIFEVTLGAQAAGKATAAVPFKVAAAAFVLSWGGLSVHAQVASILNMTDLRYMPFLLARAAHGFISALLALVLWQPLMGQGSSPVFFPIYDIVWSPGFSSAMLLQSLLFLGFILAGMLSLSWLSVGTRRLYVRLRRTHRQ; encoded by the coding sequence ATGTCGCTATACCGTCGTTACTCGCTTCCTCTGCTCATCCTTTCACTGCTATTCCTATTTATACTTATGGCTGTATACCCGCAATCTTCTCTGAATGCCGGGCTTCGGGGGCTTGCCATCTGGTGGGACGTGCTGTTTCCGTCTTTATTCCCGTTTTTCGTTATTTCCGAGCTTCTCCTCGGTTTCGGAATTGTTCATTTCATAGGTGCGCTGTTGGATCCGCTGATGCAGCCTCTATTCCGTGTACCTGGCTGTGGAGGTTTTGTCGCTGCGGTCAGCTGTGCATCCGGTTACCCGATTGGAGCTAAACTAACAGCCAAGCTGTGGGAGCAAAAATGGATCACACGCATTGAAGGAGAGCGTTTGGTCGCATTTACGACTTCCTCTGATCCGATATTCTTGATCGGTGCGGTTTCCGTTGGCTTCTTCCATCAACCAGAAATTGCACTCGTGCTGGGCGCGGCTCATTATGGTGGTGTGCTCATCATCGGGCTACTTATGCGCTTCCACGGTTCCCGTTCAGGGGAAACAGATACTCGCAGCGACCGCCCTCAACCTACTCCAAAAGCCTGGTCGAAGTCCACGAATACAAAAGCTGCAGGTCGCAATAGACAGCCTGGACCCCTACGCCAAGCATTATATGCCATGCATACAGCTCGTTTGGAAGATGGTCGTCCATTGGGTGAGTTACTCCGTGAGGCGATTACTTCCTCCCTACGCCTTATTATTGTCGTAGGAGGGCTAGTTGTATTCTTCTGCGTCATTTTAGAAGCTTTGACGAACTCCGGTTTAATGAGCGGGCTTCATCTGCTTACGGCAAACCTCTTGACTGCATGTGGTCTTCCTCCTACGTTAACGGAGTCCATCGTAGGTGGTATTTTCGAAGTCACTTTAGGAGCGCAGGCCGCAGGTAAAGCCACGGCAGCGGTACCATTCAAGGTAGCCGCAGCCGCTTTTGTGCTCTCCTGGGGCGGGCTATCGGTTCATGCGCAGGTTGCAAGTATTTTAAATATGACGGATCTTCGTTATATGCCATTTTTGTTGGCCCGGGCTGCGCACGGCTTCATCTCGGCACTGCTCGCTCTCGTGTTATGGCAGCCTCTGATGGGGCAGGGAAGCTCTCCAGTCTTTTTTCCAATATACGACATCGTATGGTCCCCTGGCTTCTCGTCCGCCATGCTGTTGCAAAGTCTGCTGTTTCTTGGCTTTATACTGGCTGGAATGCTTAGTCTCTCATGGTTGAGTGTGGGTACACGTCGCTTATACGTACGTTTGAGAAGAACACACAGGCAATGA
- a CDS encoding NAD kinase yields the protein MRYYVLDRGDQHSMDLSQQFHRLAQEKNFKLDAESPEIVVSIGGDGTMLHAFHTFIDRIPDIAFVGVHTGHLGFYADWRADELEELIHLMSQSGSEGPLNPRIVKYPLIELEIHKKSGNASFIALNEFTLKGVDGTVVAQVDINDITFEMFRGDGICVSTPSGTTAYNKALGGAMVHPTIEALQLTEIASINNRVYRTLGSPLLLPKHHHCDIFSRKDQRLLLTVDHLNFPVDDLISVRCQVASQKISFARYRPFPFWDRVRNAFLN from the coding sequence TTGAGATATTATGTTCTGGATCGCGGGGATCAGCACTCCATGGACTTGAGTCAGCAATTTCACCGTCTTGCCCAAGAAAAGAATTTCAAGCTGGATGCCGAATCGCCGGAAATCGTCGTGTCTATTGGAGGCGATGGTACAATGCTTCATGCGTTTCATACCTTCATCGACCGCATTCCGGATATTGCCTTTGTTGGTGTACATACCGGTCATCTAGGCTTTTACGCCGATTGGCGTGCGGACGAGCTGGAGGAGCTAATCCACCTGATGAGCCAAAGCGGATCTGAGGGACCGCTTAACCCGAGAATCGTTAAGTATCCACTGATTGAGTTGGAAATTCACAAGAAATCAGGCAATGCTTCTTTTATTGCCTTGAATGAGTTTACGTTAAAAGGGGTGGATGGCACTGTCGTTGCCCAAGTAGATATTAACGATATCACCTTTGAAATGTTTCGCGGTGACGGTATATGTGTTTCTACCCCCTCAGGGACGACCGCCTATAATAAAGCACTTGGCGGAGCTATGGTTCATCCCACCATTGAAGCATTGCAATTGACTGAGATCGCTTCCATTAATAACCGCGTGTATCGGACACTAGGATCGCCATTGCTACTGCCCAAACATCATCATTGTGATATTTTTTCACGGAAAGATCAGCGTCTTTTATTGACAGTAGATCACCTGAACTTTCCTGTGGATGACTTAATCTCTGTTCGATGTCAGGTCGCAAGTCAGAAGATCAGCTTCGCTCGTTACCGTCCTTTCCCATTTTGGGATCGAGTACGCAACGCCTTTCTTAATTAG
- a CDS encoding YutD family protein, with amino-acid sequence MFQIGGKNYELLQDHKNGWNPEAFRDRYSEVLDRYDYIIGDWGYNQLRLKGFYRDGHPKANKDTSIVVLDDYINEYCNFGCAYFVLQKSREVINKNGVNDEIVAPDIQQLVDAQREQAGTLETEEQQEVLQHTAGEQEWPQPQQDSTATEESRVEQPREFREPRELQRREPKDAQEVRERQPREARESRSSREGREGNRQREPREARDSRQPREPREAKDGRNPGEGQQTREPRRQRNQQGNFDKKESRGPRYERQPKENREGRQVRVSREPEGQRQTHPAAKAEKTESSKKNKTFTAPQQNGS; translated from the coding sequence TTGTTTCAAATCGGTGGTAAAAACTATGAATTGTTGCAGGATCACAAGAACGGATGGAATCCCGAAGCGTTTCGTGATCGGTATAGTGAAGTGCTGGATCGCTATGATTACATTATTGGTGATTGGGGTTACAATCAGCTGCGTCTGAAGGGCTTTTATCGAGACGGCCATCCCAAAGCAAATAAGGATACATCTATAGTGGTACTGGACGATTACATTAATGAATACTGCAATTTTGGCTGTGCCTATTTTGTGCTGCAAAAAAGCCGTGAAGTGATTAATAAAAACGGCGTCAATGATGAAATCGTTGCTCCAGATATTCAGCAGTTGGTAGATGCTCAAAGGGAACAAGCGGGAACGTTAGAAACCGAAGAGCAGCAAGAAGTATTGCAACATACAGCTGGAGAACAGGAGTGGCCGCAACCACAACAGGATTCCACAGCTACGGAGGAATCGCGAGTGGAGCAGCCTCGAGAATTCCGAGAACCACGCGAGTTGCAACGTCGGGAACCGAAGGATGCCCAGGAAGTACGTGAGCGACAGCCGCGTGAAGCTCGTGAAAGTCGTTCATCCAGAGAAGGACGTGAAGGAAATCGGCAACGTGAGCCACGTGAAGCACGTGATTCGCGCCAGCCAAGAGAACCACGTGAAGCAAAGGATGGACGCAATCCGGGTGAAGGGCAGCAAACCCGCGAACCGCGTAGACAGCGCAATCAGCAAGGGAATTTCGATAAAAAGGAATCACGTGGACCACGCTATGAGCGTCAACCAAAGGAAAATCGGGAGGGACGGCAAGTTCGTGTCTCACGTGAACCTGAGGGCCAGCGTCAGACCCATCCAGCTGCTAAAGCCGAAAAGACTGAGAGTAGTAAAAAGAATAAAACATTTACTGCTCCACAACAAAACGGTTCCTGA
- the lipA gene encoding lipoyl synthase: MSRKEKEAKPDWIRIKLTTGDNYQEIKSMMRSKTLHTVCEEARCPNIYECWANRTATFMILGDICTRACRFCAVNTGLPTELDLQEPDRVAEAAGNMNLKHCVVTSVARDDLKDGGATIFAETVRAIRGRLPLCSVEVLIPDFMGDIESLRIVMDAKPDILNHNIETVERMSDKVRAKAKYRRSLELLQRAKQLNPAIPTKSSIMLGVGEEWDEILQAMDDLRKVDCDILTIGQYLQPSEKHLYVQKYYPPEDFAKLKEEGLQRGFSHVESGPLVRSSYQAHEQVKSAAQHKEESALSQA; encoded by the coding sequence TTGTCTAGAAAAGAGAAGGAAGCTAAGCCCGACTGGATTCGTATTAAACTTACGACAGGCGATAACTATCAAGAAATCAAGAGCATGATGCGTTCCAAGACATTACATACCGTATGTGAGGAGGCACGATGCCCTAATATATATGAATGCTGGGCCAATAGGACAGCTACATTTATGATTTTGGGTGATATTTGTACGCGTGCGTGTCGTTTTTGCGCAGTAAATACGGGATTGCCTACGGAACTTGACTTGCAGGAGCCTGATCGCGTCGCAGAAGCGGCTGGGAACATGAATTTGAAGCACTGTGTCGTAACCAGTGTGGCTCGCGACGATTTAAAAGATGGGGGCGCTACTATATTTGCAGAAACGGTTCGTGCGATTCGCGGCCGGTTACCTTTGTGCAGTGTAGAAGTATTGATTCCCGATTTTATGGGCGATATTGAATCGCTGCGAATCGTCATGGATGCCAAACCAGATATTCTGAATCATAATATTGAAACGGTGGAGCGCATGTCCGACAAGGTTCGGGCTAAAGCGAAATACCGTCGCTCTCTGGAGCTGCTTCAACGTGCGAAGCAATTAAATCCGGCTATTCCAACGAAATCAAGCATCATGCTAGGTGTCGGAGAAGAGTGGGACGAGATCTTACAAGCCATGGATGATCTGCGTAAAGTCGATTGTGACATTCTGACAATTGGTCAATATTTGCAGCCGTCCGAGAAACATTTATATGTGCAAAAATATTATCCACCGGAAGATTTTGCGAAGTTAAAGGAAGAGGGATTACAGCGGGGATTCAGCCACGTCGAATCTGGACCGTTGGTCCGCAGCTCCTACCAAGCGCATGAGCAGGTGAAGTCAGCCGCTCAGCATAAGGAAGAAAGCGCCCTTTCGCAGGCTTGA